A genomic segment from Labrus bergylta chromosome 3, fLabBer1.1, whole genome shotgun sequence encodes:
- the clec3a gene encoding tetranectin-like protein: MARLVLHVFIVLCFSMLHLSSSRPSRTRKAVSPREEDDVKSQLEKLWQEVNSLKEMQALQTVCLRGIKAHRKCYLTIEEPKHYHEANEDCIAQGGTLATPRDMMENNDLRDYAKRSAPGSKDFWIGVADIVKEGQYVDVNSIPVSYFNWDRSKKQPTGTKRESCVALSVAAHGKWYDEVCRSLKNYICEYVIP; this comes from the exons ATGGCTCGTCTGGTTCTGCATGTCTTCATCGTTCTCTGCTTCTCCATGctccacctcagctccagccgTCCGTCCCGCACCAGGAAGGCTGTTTCACCCCGAG AGGAAGATGATGTGAAGTCCCAGCTTGAGAAGTTGTGGCAGGAGGTGAACTCATTGAAAGAGATGCAGGCATTACAGACAG TCTGTCTCCGTGGAATCAAAGCACACAGAAAGTGTTATCTGACAATCGAGGAGCCCAAACATTACCATGAAGCAAATGAAGACTGCATTGCACAAGGAGGAACTCTTGCAACACCTCGGGACATGATGGAAAACAATGACCTGAGGGACTATGCAAAGAGGAGTGCTCCTGGATCCAAGGACTTCTGGATTGGTGTGGCTGACATAGTGAAAGAGGGCCAGTATGTTGATGTCAACAGCATACCAGTCAGCTACTTCAACTGGGACCGCTCCAAGAAGCAGCCCACAGGAACCAAGAGGGAGAGCTGTGTGGCTCTGTCAGTGGCGGCACATGGAAAGTGGTATGATGAGGTGTGTCGCAGCCTCAAAAATTACATCTGTGAATATGTCATTCCCTAA